In Lutra lutra chromosome 13, mLutLut1.2, whole genome shotgun sequence, one genomic interval encodes:
- the LOC125083172 gene encoding tubulin alpha chain-like, which produces MVCCLLYQGDVVPEDVDVAIATIKTKRTIQFVDWCPTSFKVGINYQPPTVVPGGDLAKVQRAGCILSNTTATAKAWARLAHKFDPIYVKRASVHGYVGEGMEEGESSEAREDMAALKKDYEEAGADSTEGEDEDKEY; this is translated from the coding sequence ATGGTTTGCTGCCTGTTGTACCAGGGCGACGTGGTTCCCGAAGATGTCGATGTTGCCATTGCCACCATCAAGACCAAGCGTACCATCCAGTTTGTGGACTGGTGTCCCACTAGCTTCAAAGTGGGCATTAATTACCAGCCTCCCACTGTGGTACCTGGTGGAGACCTGGCCAAAGTACAGCGAGCTGGGTGCATTCTGAGCAACACCACAGCCACTGCAAAGGCGTGGGCTCGCCTGGCCCACAAGTTTGACCCGATATATGTCAAGCGTGCCTCTGTTCACGGGTATGTGGGTGAgggcatggaggaaggagagtctTCTGAGGCCCGTGAAGATATGGCTGCCCTTAAGAAGGATTATGAGGAGGCTGGAGCGGAtagtacagagggagaggatgaggatAAAGAGTATTAA